From the genome of Erinaceus europaeus chromosome 1, mEriEur2.1, whole genome shotgun sequence:
agcatcacgagtggtgaagcaggtctgtaggtatctctttgtttctctcccacactatttcccccttccctcacaatttctctctgtctctattcaaaataaatgatttaaaaaattaaataattaaaaaataagtttaagaaGTATAAATAATTCAGTTAGTGTTGCACAGCTGGGCAATCAGAGGAAGGAATACACAGAGGTCAGCTGGCCACCGAATTATTGCCCCTTCTCAGTGTCCACTGTTTGCAGTGGGCCATCCAGACCTCTTTGTTCTCCTAGGGTGACCCAACCGTATTTTCCTGTGTCTGGCTGTGCTGGGACAGTTTTTAATAGGTATTTGTCTCAACACTGGGGCATCTAAGCAGAAGAGAAGTGCATCCTTGGGTCTGACTCCAGATGGTGGGGCATGGAGGCTCTTTTTAGAGCCCTAAGTTGCCAGGGAAAGGTTTTTGTACCTCCTGCCCTGGGCTGGACTACAAGGTAAGTCAACCTCACCCATTTTGTTTTTTGAAAGACCGATTTGTGAATTCAcaaattacaactcttttttttttaattggggaattaatgttttacatccgacagtaaatataatagtttgtacctgcataacatttctcaattttccatataacaatacaacccctactaggtcctctatcatcctttttggacatgtattctcccccccaccaacccacccactccagagtcttttattttgatgcaacatgccaattcctgttcaggttctacttgtgttgtctcttctgatcttgttcttcaacttctgcctaacagtgagattatcccatgttcatccttctgtttctagcttatttcacttcacatgaatttttcaaggtccatccaagagcggctaaaaacggtgaagtcaccattttttatagctgagtattatcccattgtgtatatacaccacaacgtgctcagctactcatctgttgttggacacctgggttgcttccaggttttgcctattacaaattgtgctgctaagaacatatgtgtacacagatgtttttggatgggtgtgttgggttccaatggatatatccccaggagaggaattgcaggatcatagggtaggtccatttctagccttccgagagttctctagacagttctccacagagattggaccaatttacattcccagcagcagtgcaggagggttcctttgatcccacactctctccagcatttgctgctgttaccttttctgatgtatgacattctcacaggagtgaaatggtatcttatGGTATCTTAtggttgtccttatttgcatttctttgacagtcaaagacttggagcactttttcatgtgtttttcagccttttggatctcttctgtggtgaatattctgtccatgaacttcccccatttttggatggggtcatttgttttcttgttgttgagtttggcaagctcgttatatattttggttattatagtCTTGTCtgttatatggcatgtaaagatcttcttccattctgtgaggggtctcttggtttgggtagtggtttcttttgctgtgcagaagctttttaatttgatgtagtcccataggtttatacttgccttagacttctttgtaattggattcatttcattgaagaggtctttaaaatttatgtggaaaagagttctgccaatattttcctctaagtatctgatagtttctggtctaatatccaggtccttgatccacttgaaatttatttttgtgtttggtgaaatacagtggttcagtttcatttttctgcatgtctcaacccatttgctccaacaccaattgttgaagagactctgcattcTCCACTTAATACTctcggcacctttgtcaaagattagatgtccataggtgtgggggcttacttccaggtaagtattctattccactggtcagtgtgtctattccagtaccaagtagctttgatgacaatggccctataatacagtttgagatctgggagtgtgatgcctccagttctgttctttcttcttaagattgttttgacaattctaggtcttttctggttccagataaatttgtagcatttgttctattctcctaaaaaatgtgcttgggatcttgatggggatagcattaaatttgtagatggctctgggtagtacattcattttgatgatgttaattcttccaacccatgaacatggaatatctttccacttctttgtgtctttttcaatttctttgagtagtgactcataattttcagtatacaagtctttcacttctttggttaggtttactcctaggtattttattgttttgtggttatagtgaaaggaattgatttctggatttcaacttcttctaccttagtatttgcatagaggaatgccactgacttttgaatgttcattTTTTAGTcttacaccttactgtattgcctgctgatttccaaaagcttctttctggattctttaggtttttctatgtatactatcatgtcacctgcaaatagggagagtttggcttcttctcttccaatctgtatgcctttaattccttgctcctgcctgattgctatagcaagaacttccaacactatgttgaatagtaatggtgacagtgggcatccctgtctagtacctgatctgaggggaaatgcttccagtacatattttatgtatttagatggcttgtcacagggtgcatagatgttaataactggtaagtcctctttattgactgatccactgagcattaagtagtttccatccctatctttttaaatttcatttattttaatgtgtatcgtgtcagatatgagaatagctgttcctgcccttttttttctgggccattggcttgtataatagttttccatcctttcactttgagtcttttttgtcttgttgagttaggtgggtttcctgtagacagcatattgttgggttgtattttctgatccatcttcctactctgtgtcttttaataggtgaattcaggtcattgacatttattgatatcgaagattgaagatattttaatgccattcttgtagatttttagaatgttctgatatatggcatatttatggtggtctggctgTTTacaggagacttttcagaacttctttcaggacaggcttagggatagttgattctttcaactgttgcttatctgagaaggtttttatgcctccatctagtctgaatgatagtctagcaggatatagtattcttggttgaaagcctttctcattgagcactcaatagatatcttgccattctcttctggcctgtaatgtttgtgtggagaagtctgttgctaatcttatgggttttcctctgtaggtgactctgtttttctcttgcagccttcaggatcctttctttatccttattccttttctctaagtatgatgtgtcttggtgtctttaagtctgggttaattctgttgggaccctctgggcttcttgaacctttatgtctttgatgtctagactagagaagttctcagctattatgtcctaaaggattctgtctttccctccctctctttcttcctctggtaagccaataatgcgtatattattccttttgaagttttcccataggtctctgttgttgttttcagtatctcttaatctctttctgagatatgttacttcttttttagttgtctccaatTTGTCCTAGATGCTaatcctgtcttcagcttcatttattctattctctctcccccctactgttttctggagtacaTATATTTTGTtatcttgttctgatactgttttagcttgttcagctagttgtgttcttagctcagctatttcagctttcagctctctaataaccttgagataattagtgttttcttccagattctcatatgttgtttctgcatttctgattataattctttcaagctctttactcactcctgtgactatttccttaactagtgtttggatgttgacccattattttgtgtttctgtctctgggaGGCTTTtacctggactcttgtcctggttcatttctccaatatttcttcttgttggtttaaccattttatatagtatgttatgaggtccttctatTGGTACTTTtctaattactgatcactcttacctggattgacttatgtctaagtaaagtaattaaaggttcacagttgtggaaattgacagttgtttcaatattttaatccctgagttggagctcagtgacttaaaagcctcttttgttctttttcttccctgtaggctatgggagcctgagggcttttaaactataagtaggcttcttagcttaatcactcactcctgaccaagagataaagcagggtgtggcagagataatccagtggttatgcaaagagactctcacagccccatccCTAGGCCACTGACATAgatttttctcctgagtttcctggtcagttttctgtcccctggtgtcagcacagggcctccctgctgctgctccagcttctgagggcagtagcaatgaagactcatagttgcatttggtgagtcttaggggagtcctctcctcccttcaactgtCTTTTtggtggtgaaacagactggaggtggtgtctcaactggtaaactgctagactgttaccagccacttaatctctccctaggttcttctctgtccatgagccacatgtgtttgcactcaccagtgatttgatgtgttcctgaagtcattctaatcctgtcttgttgcagtcccatgtggtcttctttggtattcctagttgacccaggagaggagaggagaggagaggagaggagaggagaggagaggagaagagagaaacacagctgctgctgctccatatccCCAAAAAttataactcttttttaaaaaaatattttcatttattattattggatatccagacagaaattgagagagggagacagagaaacacctgcagccctgcttcaccactcatgatgcttgccccctgcaggtgggtaccaggggcttgaccctgggtccttgtgcactgtaatgtgtgtacttaaccaggtgcactactgcctggccccctaactcctttttcttcctcttgccccaaaaatacattttctttaattctatgtatttgatatataaaataaatcagcCTGTGTTGTCTCTAACCATCATCTTAGGAATGTTCTTGAGCACAGATATTGATAATTTGGATGTCAGGAGAGAAGGATGCgagatggctcaccaggtagaCATTACCTTAGTTTTTGCTATAATCAAGAGCTTGGGTTCTGTCTCCCTGACACAGTATGGGTACACCTGCACAAGGAAGCCACATGAGTGCTTGTCATCAAcgttcagggtgccagtatgcctggctagcttcatgggtgggagacagagaccttggacacacggctgagcagagaagctgtatttctttattcactagcgaacggttcaaaaactaatgtaatctaatcaccacacagttctgtcctgcatctttctcctccagaggCAGCGGCAGGAACTCCGCAAGTACGTAAgacagggggcggggagaaggaagaagcacgaaaaggcaaagactaaaccacaatctcccggaggcaaggggagtgagaccaaaccaatgtaacagaaaagaccatgtaaatagaccacaatgtcaagcaatgtaacagaagcagaactagatcccagaagcagaactagaagcataccaacaagtgcTGGAACAGTGTGTCTCTTTATACCTATCTGTCTTCCTCCTATTTAAATCTTTCTTCATATAATTCCCTCTGCTCCACCAGGAGTGGAGGAATCATACAGGCACAGAGATACCAGTGGTAACATTGGTAGCAAAATGGTGATAATAGTAAACAATCATTTGGTTTAGGAAGTCATTTGGGGTTCAGGGAGCTATGTTAGTTCCCTGTTAAGTTTCTTCAGTTCTCTTTCCTAGGTGAGGTTTTCCCCATGGAATGCCATGAATAATTAGTGTTCAACTGATTCTtcctaacagaaagaaaaacactaagcagaacttgaactgggtttggcgtattgcatcaaagtaaaagctctggggtggggcaagtgttcaggttctggaacatgatggcagaggagtacctaggtgagtgttgaattgttatgtggaaaactgagaaatgttacacatgtaccaactactgtgttttattatcaactgtaaacctgtaagcccccccataaagaaaaaatatatattacaaaaaagaaatttacaaaaacgagggccaagtggtggtgcaccaggttaagtgcacatggcccaaggactggtacaaggatctcagttcaagtccctgctccccacctgcagaggggaagcttcacaagtggtgaagcatgtttgcagttatctatctttctcttcccttctctgtcttcccctcctctcccaatttttctttgtcctatccaacaacaacagtagcaacaacagtaatagcagcagcaacaacaatggaaaaaggtgaccaccaggagcagtggattcatagtccaggcactgagccccagcgataaccctggaggaaaaataaataaaatttaaaaataaaaataaactgattcTTCTTGGCTCCTCACCCATCCTTTGTAATTCCAGTGCTCACCTTCTCCTTGGGGAAAAAGTCTGGAAAGAAGCTCTATGTCACCAATGGGGAACGGCTGCCTTTCTCCAGAGTGAAGGCTCTGTGTGCTGAGTTACAGGCCATCGTGGCCACCCCTAGGAATGCCCAGGAGAACACAGCCATCCAGAGCCTGGCCCAGGACACTGCCTTCCTGGGCATCACGGATGAGGTGACCGAAGGCCAGTTTATGTATGTAACAGGGGGGAGGCTGACCTACAACAACTGGAAAAAGAATGAACCCAATGACCATGAATCTGGAGAGGACTGTGTGACCATCCAAAAAGAAGGGTTCTGGAATGACGTCTCCTGCTCTTCTTCCTACCAGGCTATCTGTGAATTGCCTGCCTAATGAGACCTCTTCTCCAAACTCCTTTCTGGATTCTTGAGAAACTCTTGGCTGCTCTGAAAGAGAATTCAATGCCTGTTTGCCAGTGCCTTTTGTTGAGTCCTTTCTTTCATGGAaatgggaggaaggagaagaatacAGGTTTGATGGTGGAATGAGGAAGTGAGAAGAGGTTGGCAGGGAGGTAGGAAGGTTTCTAGTCCAGTCTGCAACAAGGACACACTCTGTCCTGCTTAAATGCTCAGCATTAGGCCAGGCAGTCACTGAAAGAACCAGGACAAACCCTCATCCTCTGACAGTGAGGATGATGCAGCCCACGGAGGGGCCAACAGAGAGCCACATCCATGTCAGGGCAGGCaggctcccaatttctctctgtctctatccagtaatcaataaataaaagtaaaaaataaatcaataaaatcacaGGTGAGTTTCTTCAGCAAGACTATATCAGTGCagtgggttgggttgggttgggacATACTGAAGGACTTGCCTGATGGGGCTGACAGAACTGATGTCCCTGGTACCTATCCAACAAGCCTAGATAGTACAAGTTCTCTCTGAGCACCACACTTATGGACAATGAGAAAaggattagtgtgtgtgtgtgtgtgtgtgtgtgtgtgtgtgtgtgtgtgtgtgtatgtgtgttacagCAGAacaattcattatttttcttttctttattttttcaactccagggttgtttctggggcttggtgccagcactatgaatccactgttcctggcagccattttttccattttttattgggtaggacagaaataaattgagagagtctgcatatcaattacacagcctatatattaaaaagattcagtttgtgttttgaaaaacttcaagacatacaattaattttccccctctcatattaattaactagtgatttatatgactacattttactaggagtgtacataaacacccttcccaccaccaaaagactgtgacccatccctcccacccactcccaccccccactgtcccaggaagctgcatgtctacccctcaccacagggtttttactttggtgccctacttacagtttggtcaggtcctgcttttagtttccctttcagatcttcttactcaacttctgttgatgagcgggatcatcccatactcatctttatctctctcaaaagcctagaccaagtagatcagaagcaaccaatagcacacctatatacaagatactgggtactgtacagcaaacccaaacaaaaggacttttcaaagttaacccaattaccaattaatgtgatgataacattaactatcggttgtctttttgaaccctaagacagcaagaacctcacatctccactatagagcctctacttcccccagtcctggaacccttggatagggcccactttcctgtatgcctctcccaatccatatcaaataatactgcatctgccgatcacaacctaaccaaagcaacgattgccacctcaacatgcttcacttcagactgtgtccagagacttcacatgtggaatgacaacccttcagcttcattactcggatgagacctttcctttcatagtatactctaattccatctcaggtggttcactttctaacaaagtcccaaaacctagatatacaccagtttctgtgaaagcatatgttcacacgtatccgtaaactactgcaaaatatatacctaaaagcagaagtacactagagtttgcagtgagtacccccccaacacttcctctccactattccaagctttgggtccatgattgctcaacaatttgtttggtttcatatgttaactctctttccagtcaccaggttccagatgtcattaggatgccggccaggcttccctagactgaagaccccaccaatgtgtcctggagctccgcttccccagagacacaccctaatagggaaagagagaggcagactgggagtatggaccgaccagtcaacgcccatgttcagcggggaagcaattacagaagccagaccttctaccttctgcaacccacaatgaccctgggtccatgctcccagagggatagagaatgggaaagctatcgggggaggggatgggaaatggagattgggtggtgggaattgtgtggagttgtacccctcctaccctatggttttgttaattaatcctttcttaaaaaagaaaaaaaaaaagaaattgagagaggaggagaagatagagagggagagggggatgggagagagagagagaagaaagaaagaaagaaagaaagaaagaaagaaagaaagaaagaaagaaagagagagagagaaagaaagagagagagaaagaaagagggagagagagatacttgaagatctgtttgtgaagcgtccctgctgctgtgggcttaaccaggtgtgccatccctTTCCAATTCAAATGCAGATTGCTTACCAAAGGGGCAGGAAACTTATCAACATTAGGAAGCACATTTGTTAACCACAGattatggggccaagtggtgtacccaatagagcacacatactacttAGGCAAAGGCCCAggtcaaacccctagtccccacctctacaagcttcacaagtggtgaaacagtgctgcaagtgtctctctccctctcaacttctttctgtctgaacccaaaataaataagaaaattttaaagacaaaagttatagcaaagaggaaaaaaaaaaaagaccaggaagctttttttaaaaaaaaaaaaatttatctataaaaaggaaacactgggcagggtagatagcacaatggttatacaaagagactgtcatgcctgaggctccaaagtaccaggttcaatcccctgcaccactatagctgagcagtgctctggtaaaaaaaaaaaaaaaaaaaaaaaaaaaaaaaacactgacaaaaaccatagaataagaggggtacaattccacacaattcctaccaccagaactccgtatcccatcccctcccctgatagctttcctgttctttaatcctctgggagtatagacccagggtcattatgagatgcagaaggtggaaggtctggcttctgtaattgcttccctgctgaacatgggtgttgacaggtcgatccatactcccagcctctctctctctttccctagtggggcggggctctgggaaagcagagctccaggacacattggtgggatcgtcagtccagggaagtccagttggtatcatgttagcatctggaacctggtggctgaaaaaaaagagttaacatatagtgcCAAAccaactgttgactaatcatgaacctaaatgatggaatagttcagatgaagaatcaggggtttccattttataaatagtagacctcttttagttatattccagaagcTTTTAAGATCTGGAGAGATGGCAAAGCAGCCTTCCATGCCTGATGCCCCAAAgagccccagattcaattcctaatATCTATGCCAGAAgtcagcagttctctctctctgtctctctctctgtgtgtgtgtgtctctctctctccctttttagaaAGGAATTTTATTGGCAGACAACTTACACAGTAAAGCATATACTTTGACATACATGAGAACCTGGGTCCAACCATCACATGGGAGTAGCCCActaaggggaagtttcacaggtaGTGGGCAATGCCACTGTGTCTCTCTATACCCCTGACCATTTCTGTCTTTTGTCCTCtacccactgccccacctccaaaATAAAAagcctaccaggagtggtggaattatgcaggcatgtagccccagtgaaaacttggggataagagagaaatgagaggttcAAAGTCCAGCAGCCAGGGACTTGCATGCCTAGGGGCTCCTGGCTAGATCCAGCActgatctctccctcttctctctcttctctatctctctcgcatataaaataatactttaaataaaatccttttttaaaaatggaattaatGGCTGACAGGTGACAGTTAAATACAGTTTTGGGTCATGTGCAAAATTtctattttctgcaaaatactctcatccccagtctaggtcctcctcctcctccccctcctcttcctcctcctcctcatcttcctcctcctctgtcatGCATCAAGACCTGAAAGCTCCCACCTCCtctaccagagtcctttactttagtgcaatacaccaaacccagtccaagctcagcttgtgtttccctttctgttgttattgttcaaTTTATgttcataagtgagatcatcccatattcatccttctctttcttggccaatctcacttcacatgattccttcaagctccatccaagatggggtgaagaaggtgaatttaccatttttaatatataagtagtattacattatgtatatagaccacaactttctcaaccactcatctgctgttggacacctgagttgctaaaatcttttttttaacttacccttctagggcaggggagatagcataatgattatgcaaagatactctcatgcctgaggcttcaaaatcacaggttcaatccccttgtatcacccactataagccagagctgagcagtactctggggtgtgtgtgtgtgtgtgtgtgtgtgtgtgtgtgtgtgtgtgtgtgtatgggcgTGTGGGGGGTGATTCTTCAAtgtgtctctctccacccccataAGTCAAAGAAACACAATAAAAGTCTGTAGGGAAAGCTCATATTCTCCCATTTCCCTTCCAAACTTCAGGAGACATAAGATGACTGGCATGTCTTGCATGTGAGACCCAGTGAGGTTGGGTACTCTGAAAAGAGACCTGTGAGGGAGACCTCAGGCAGCCTTGGGACTTCAAGAGTTGAGGTGGTTCTAAACAGCACCTTCAGCCTGTTTGTTCTGATGGGACATAAGTCTCTGTCTATGGTTTCCCAGAGTTGGTTTCGGGAACAGGGAGGAAACTGACAGTCATATCTGAAATGCTGTTTTCCTTTGCTCCCTCTTGCTCTGAGCCATGACCTTCATGATGGTTGTAAACTTGAAGATTGTATCTCAGAATTTTCCCAAAGAGGCAGCTGGAGTCCAGGGTCCATGGACTCTGGGTTCTGGTTCTGGGGGTCAtgcctgggggtgaggggggttaCAAGGCTTGGGTCACTGTTAGACCTGAAGGATAGGCCACTCAGTGAGTGAGAACTGAAAGATTTGGAAGCAGCAGGCTATGGTTTGAGGTCAACACCTTAATGGACCCAATGGACACCCTGGGCCTCACCTATAAACTGTCCTGGAGGCCtgggagacaatataatggttatgcaaaaagactgtgaTGTTTGATGCCCTGAGGTCCTGGTTCATtctacagcaccaccataagccagaactgagctgtggtctcagtttttagggaaaaaaaaaaaaaagaaaaaaagaaaaatagcttagGGGTGCGgttggtggtgtgcctggttaagcacacatagtacaaagttgaAGGACCTCAGTTCTTTCCCCTGTTCCTCCCCTGGAAGGGGGGGTCTCTTCAAAAGTggagaaacaagtctgcaggtgtctatctttatctctccatctctatcttcccttcctctctcaatttctctctgccctgtccaataaaatggaaaaaaatggccgctaggagcagtggattcatcaccgagccccagtgataaccctagaggcaaaaaagaaaagaaaagatatgacCTATAAAGTCTTCTCCTTTTTAAGGCTGTATGAATTGATGTTACACAGCAATTCATGCTAGCATGGCCCATTTCATGAGCAAAACTACAGAATCTGACAACTGTTTGCTCTTACCACCTATTTCTCATTCCATAGAGATCTGTTGCATGTATGTTCAAATGGTGACTTCAAACACAAGTGATGTTTGTGGATCAGCCATCTTCtgtggagggagagacacagccaATACCATTCCTGGGTTCAAATAAAAGCAACTTGTcaaaactaccagatgatttcactcatatgtggaatctagagaactgaaacacatgagcttgtcaacacacacaaagaaaacaaacagtctCTAAGATTCTGTGAGCACTGTGGTGCTTGTGTTGGgaggtggaactttggtggtggaggcAGTGTGCAGGCCTATCCTGtcatcttagaatcttgtaaaccacCATTGAAAAATAGtttggaaatattttaaaaactaacaaACTTGTagtagtttttaaattttgtttattatttatttattattgaatag
Proteins encoded in this window:
- the LOC103123160 gene encoding mannose-binding protein A-like isoform X1, with the protein product MFLFLPLPVLLLSVVTAFCSETITCGDAQKTCSVVACGIPVTNGTPGRDGRDGPKGEKGEPGQGFRGLQGPPGKAGPPGSTGRTGSSGPKGPKGDPGDCSDAEAKLANLEREIRSLKSQLDHTKKVLTFSLGKKSGKKLYVTNGERLPFSRVKALCAELQAIVATPRNAQENTAIQSLAQDTAFLGITDEVTEGQFMYVTGGRLTYNNWKKNEPNDHESGEDCVTIQKEGFWNDVSCSSSYQAICELPA